The following proteins are co-located in the Mesorhizobium australicum WSM2073 genome:
- the glnT gene encoding type III glutamate--ammonia ligase has translation MTVDLAEFARAKNVKYFMISYTDLFSGQRAKLVPAQAIADMQKDGAGFAGFATWLDLTPAHPDMLAVPDPDSVIQLPWKPEVAWVAANCIMDDKDVDQAPRNTLKRLIAEAAADGMHVKTGVEAEFFLISPDGKTISDEYDTASKPCYDQQAVMRRYDVIAEICDHMLALGWGAYQNDHEDANGQFEMNWAFDDALPTADKHSFFKFMVKSIAEKHGLRATFMPKPFQGLTGNGCHAHISVWDKSGKTNVFADNSMELGLSAKGKNFLGGIMKHASALAAITNPTVNSYKRINAPRTISGATWAPNTVTWTGNNRTHMVRVPGPGRFELRLPDGAANPYLLQAVIIAAGLDGIRSKADPGKRYDIDMYQHGHTVKGAPKLPLNLLDALREFDKDKSLKAALGEEFSSAYLKLKHQEWNSYASHFTQWERDHTLDI, from the coding sequence GTGACAGTTGATCTTGCAGAGTTCGCAAGGGCGAAAAACGTCAAATATTTCATGATTTCCTACACTGACCTGTTCAGTGGCCAGCGTGCCAAGCTGGTACCGGCGCAAGCCATCGCCGACATGCAGAAGGACGGTGCCGGCTTTGCCGGGTTCGCCACTTGGCTCGACCTCACGCCGGCACATCCCGATATGCTGGCGGTGCCGGATCCGGACTCGGTCATCCAGTTGCCATGGAAACCGGAAGTCGCCTGGGTCGCCGCCAACTGCATCATGGACGACAAGGACGTCGACCAGGCGCCGCGCAACACACTGAAGCGGCTGATCGCCGAGGCAGCCGCCGACGGCATGCACGTCAAGACCGGCGTCGAGGCCGAGTTCTTCCTGATCTCGCCGGACGGCAAGACGATCTCCGATGAATACGACACGGCATCGAAGCCTTGCTACGACCAGCAAGCGGTGATGCGCCGTTACGATGTCATCGCCGAGATCTGCGACCACATGCTGGCGCTCGGCTGGGGCGCTTACCAGAACGACCACGAGGACGCTAACGGCCAATTCGAGATGAACTGGGCGTTCGACGATGCGCTGCCGACCGCGGACAAGCATTCTTTCTTCAAGTTCATGGTCAAGTCGATCGCGGAAAAGCATGGGCTGCGCGCCACTTTCATGCCCAAACCGTTCCAGGGCCTGACCGGCAATGGCTGCCATGCCCACATCTCTGTCTGGGACAAATCGGGCAAGACCAATGTCTTCGCCGACAATTCGATGGAGCTCGGTCTTTCCGCCAAAGGCAAGAACTTCCTTGGCGGCATCATGAAGCACGCTTCGGCGCTCGCCGCGATCACCAACCCGACGGTCAATTCCTATAAGCGCATCAACGCGCCGCGCACCATTTCGGGCGCGACCTGGGCGCCGAACACGGTGACCTGGACCGGCAACAACCGCACCCACATGGTGCGCGTGCCCGGCCCCGGCCGCTTCGAATTGCGCCTCCCGGATGGCGCTGCCAACCCTTATCTGCTGCAGGCGGTCATCATCGCCGCCGGCCTCGACGGCATCCGCTCGAAGGCCGATCCGGGCAAGCGCTACGATATCGACATGTACCAGCATGGCCACACGGTGAAGGGCGCGCCTAAGCTGCCGCTCAACCTGCTCGATGCGTTGCGCGAGTTCGACAAGGACAAATCGCTCAAGGCGGCGCTGGGTGAGGAATTCTCGTCGGCATATCTAAAGCTGAAGCACCAGGAATGGAATTCCTATGCTTCGCACTTCACGCAATGGGAGCGCGACCACACGCTGGACATCTAG
- a CDS encoding sarcosine oxidase subunit beta family protein: protein MKYSIFSLARAALSGHKNWQRTWRDAAPKDHYDVVIIGGGGHGLATAWFLASEFGIKNVAVLEKGWIGSGNAGRNTTIIRSNYGLPGNTGFYELSMKLWERMEQDLNYNAMVSQRGVINLYHSDAQRDAYARRGNTMRINGIDAELLDLAAVKKMIPFLNFDNARFPVQGGLLQRRGGTARHDAVAWGYAHAASELGVDIIQNCEVTGFVRDANGKVTGVETSRGRIGAGKVGMAVAGSSSRVAAMAGLRLPIESHVLQAFVSEAIKPLIPGVMTFGAGHFYVSQSDKGGLVFGGDIDGYNSYAQRGNMPVMEDVCEGGMALMPMIGRVRLLRQWGGIMDMSMDGSPIIDKTPVDGLYLNAGWCYGGFKATPGSGFVFAHLLARDESHAEAARFRLDRFRSGAVIDEKGQGAQPNLH, encoded by the coding sequence ATGAAATACTCGATCTTCTCGCTCGCCCGCGCCGCTCTTTCCGGCCACAAAAACTGGCAACGCACCTGGCGCGACGCCGCGCCGAAGGACCACTACGACGTGGTGATCATCGGCGGCGGCGGCCATGGGCTGGCCACCGCCTGGTTCCTGGCCAGCGAATTCGGCATCAAAAATGTCGCGGTGCTGGAAAAGGGCTGGATCGGTTCCGGCAATGCCGGCCGCAACACCACCATCATCCGCTCCAACTACGGCCTGCCCGGCAATACCGGCTTCTACGAATTGTCGATGAAGCTTTGGGAACGGATGGAGCAGGACCTCAACTACAACGCGATGGTCAGCCAGCGCGGCGTCATCAACCTCTACCATTCCGATGCGCAGCGCGACGCCTATGCACGGCGCGGCAACACCATGCGCATCAACGGCATCGATGCCGAACTGCTCGACCTGGCGGCGGTCAAGAAGATGATCCCGTTCCTGAACTTCGACAATGCGCGCTTTCCCGTGCAGGGCGGGCTGCTGCAGCGGCGCGGCGGCACGGCGCGGCACGATGCGGTGGCCTGGGGCTACGCCCACGCTGCCAGCGAACTCGGCGTCGACATCATCCAGAATTGCGAAGTCACGGGCTTTGTCAGGGACGCGAACGGCAAGGTGACTGGTGTCGAGACCTCGCGCGGCAGGATCGGCGCCGGCAAGGTCGGCATGGCGGTGGCCGGGTCCTCATCGCGCGTCGCGGCGATGGCTGGCCTGCGGCTGCCGATCGAAAGCCATGTGCTGCAGGCCTTCGTCTCGGAGGCGATCAAGCCGCTCATTCCCGGCGTCATGACGTTTGGCGCCGGCCATTTCTATGTCAGCCAGTCCGACAAGGGCGGGCTGGTCTTCGGCGGCGACATCGACGGCTACAATTCCTATGCCCAGCGCGGCAATATGCCTGTCATGGAAGATGTCTGCGAGGGCGGCATGGCGCTGATGCCGATGATAGGCCGCGTCCGCCTGCTGCGCCAATGGGGCGGCATCATGGATATGTCGATGGACGGCTCGCCGATCATCGACAAGACACCGGTCGACGGGCTCTACCTCAATGCCGGCTGGTGTTATGGCGGCTTCAAGGCGACACCCGGCTCAGGCTTCGTCTTCGCCCATCTGCTTGCTCGCGACGAATCGCACGCCGAGGCCGCCCGCTTCCGGCTCGACCGGTTCCGGTCTGGTGCTGTCATCGACGAAAAGGGCCAGGGCGCCCAACCGAACCTGCACTGA
- a CDS encoding sarcosine oxidase subunit delta — translation MRIVCPFCGERELGEFTYLGDAKPVRPAPGASEDEVYDYVYLRDNIAGVMDENWYHGGGCRAWLKVTRNTVTHEISAVEPAAGAGARQVAK, via the coding sequence ATGCGTATTGTCTGTCCCTTCTGCGGTGAACGCGAGCTCGGCGAGTTCACCTATCTCGGCGACGCCAAGCCGGTGCGGCCGGCGCCTGGAGCGTCGGAAGATGAGGTCTACGATTACGTCTATCTGCGCGACAACATCGCCGGCGTGATGGATGAGAACTGGTATCATGGCGGCGGCTGCCGGGCCTGGCTGAAGGTCACCCGCAACACGGTGACGCACGAGATTTCGGCGGTTGAACCGGCAGCGGGTGCCGGGGCGAGGCAGGTTGCGAAATGA
- a CDS encoding sarcosine oxidase subunit alpha yields MTSQPHRLTSGGLVDRSAPLNFRFDGKSFSGFKGDTLASALVANGVKLVGRSFKYHRPRGILTAGSEEPNALVELRSGARREPNTKATTAELYEGLDAASQNRWPSLAFDVMSVNQLFAPIFVAGFYYKTFMWPAKFWEAIYEPAIRRAAGLGRAAGIADPDHYDKAWAHCDVLIAGSGPTGLAAALAAGRSGARVILCEEDFVPGGRLLADGGMIDGMPADEWIARTLSELAAMPDVRIMTRTTLFGVYDGGTYGAIERVSDHLPSPPEHQVRQRLWRIVAKRCVVAAGALERPIVFAGNDMPGVMMASAMRSYIARYAAAPARRIALFTNNEDGWRTVEAALGAGLQVAAVIDARAEISSEHRSLASKGGFAVLHGSVSGIDGGKNGVRKISVSLTGGARAEVEADGLAVSGGWNPAVGLTSYHRGRPKWRDDIAAFVPDGAPPGMVAAGAANGAFGLGACLREGFAAGAAAARDAGHGNGSGSTPVADDEAFSLAPLWHVAGKGKAFVDQQHDVTASDIELAQREGFESVEHLKRYTTLGMATDQGKTSNVAGLAIMAAVTGKSIPETGTTIYRPPYVPVAIGAFAGHHRDENFHATRLTPSHHWAAEQGAIFVDTGLWKRAQWYPRAGEKDWLESVTREVKAVRSGVGFCDVSTLGKIDVHGADAGTFLDRVYINTFSTLAVGKARYGLMLREDGIVYDDGTTSRLAEDHYFLTTTTAKAGLVMQHLEFCRQVLFPELDVQLTSVSDQWAQFSIAGPKTRDLLKEIVDPSEDLSNEGFPFMGAREVALRGGVRARLFRISFSGEMAFEISVPARYGEAMARNLMIAGKPFGVTPYGTEALGVMRIEKGHVAGPELSGTTTAADLGLGKMMSTKKDFIGRVMAGREALIAADRQVVVGIKPTDKARRLRSGAHIIPKGQTPGPDNDQGYVTSVCFSPTSDQWIGLALVERGRERFGEIVHAHDPLRGEDYDLELCNPVFYDPDGGRQRG; encoded by the coding sequence GTGACCTCTCAACCCCATCGTCTCACATCCGGCGGTCTCGTCGACCGTTCGGCGCCGCTGAATTTCAGGTTCGACGGCAAGAGCTTCTCCGGTTTCAAAGGCGACACGCTTGCCTCGGCACTGGTTGCCAACGGCGTCAAGCTGGTTGGCCGCTCGTTCAAGTACCATCGCCCGCGCGGCATCCTGACCGCGGGATCGGAAGAACCTAACGCGCTGGTGGAGCTGCGCAGCGGTGCACGGCGCGAGCCGAACACCAAGGCGACGACAGCGGAGCTCTATGAAGGGCTCGACGCCGCCAGCCAGAACCGCTGGCCGTCGCTCGCCTTCGACGTGATGTCGGTCAACCAGCTGTTCGCGCCGATCTTCGTCGCCGGCTTCTACTACAAGACCTTCATGTGGCCGGCGAAGTTCTGGGAAGCGATCTATGAGCCGGCGATCCGCCGCGCCGCGGGTCTCGGCCGTGCAGCCGGCATTGCCGACCCGGATCATTACGACAAGGCCTGGGCGCATTGCGACGTGCTGATCGCCGGGTCCGGCCCGACGGGCCTCGCAGCCGCCCTCGCAGCAGGCCGCAGCGGCGCCCGCGTCATCCTGTGCGAAGAGGACTTTGTTCCCGGCGGGCGCCTGCTTGCCGATGGCGGCATGATCGACGGCATGCCTGCCGACGAATGGATCGCGCGCACGCTCAGTGAGCTTGCCGCCATGCCTGATGTCCGCATCATGACGCGCACGACGCTGTTCGGCGTCTATGATGGCGGCACCTATGGCGCGATCGAGCGTGTCAGCGACCATCTGCCCTCGCCGCCGGAGCACCAGGTGCGCCAGCGGCTATGGCGGATCGTGGCCAAGCGCTGCGTCGTCGCGGCAGGCGCGCTCGAACGGCCAATCGTCTTTGCCGGCAACGACATGCCGGGCGTGATGATGGCGTCCGCCATGCGCAGTTATATCGCACGTTATGCCGCGGCACCGGCCAGACGCATCGCGCTGTTCACCAACAACGAGGACGGCTGGCGCACCGTCGAGGCAGCGCTCGGGGCGGGACTGCAGGTCGCCGCCGTGATCGACGCGCGCGCCGAAATCTCTTCCGAGCACCGCTCGCTTGCCAGCAAGGGCGGCTTTGCGGTTCTGCATGGCTCCGTCAGCGGCATCGATGGCGGCAAGAATGGCGTGCGCAAGATTTCCGTCTCACTCACCGGCGGCGCGCGTGCCGAAGTGGAAGCCGACGGGCTTGCCGTTTCCGGCGGCTGGAACCCGGCGGTCGGGCTCACCTCCTATCATCGCGGCCGGCCGAAATGGCGCGACGATATCGCCGCCTTCGTGCCCGACGGCGCGCCTCCGGGAATGGTCGCGGCTGGTGCCGCCAACGGCGCCTTCGGGCTTGGCGCCTGCTTGCGCGAAGGATTTGCGGCGGGCGCGGCCGCGGCACGTGATGCCGGACACGGCAATGGCTCAGGCTCCACGCCGGTGGCCGACGACGAAGCCTTTTCACTGGCGCCGCTTTGGCACGTTGCCGGCAAAGGCAAGGCTTTCGTCGACCAGCAGCATGATGTCACCGCATCGGATATCGAGCTGGCGCAGCGCGAAGGGTTCGAATCGGTCGAGCACCTGAAGCGCTACACCACGCTCGGCATGGCGACCGACCAGGGCAAGACCTCGAACGTCGCCGGCCTCGCCATCATGGCGGCGGTCACAGGTAAATCCATTCCCGAGACCGGCACGACAATCTACCGGCCTCCCTATGTGCCGGTCGCCATCGGCGCCTTCGCCGGCCATCATCGCGACGAGAATTTTCACGCCACGCGGCTGACGCCGTCGCATCACTGGGCCGCCGAACAGGGCGCGATCTTCGTCGACACCGGCCTATGGAAGCGCGCGCAATGGTATCCGCGCGCCGGCGAGAAGGATTGGCTGGAATCGGTGACCCGCGAGGTCAAGGCGGTGCGCTCAGGCGTCGGCTTCTGCGATGTCTCGACGCTGGGCAAGATCGACGTGCATGGCGCGGACGCCGGCACCTTCCTCGACCGCGTCTACATCAACACCTTCTCCACTCTTGCGGTGGGAAAAGCGCGCTACGGGCTGATGCTGCGCGAGGACGGCATCGTCTATGATGACGGCACCACGTCGCGGCTGGCCGAGGACCACTATTTCCTCACCACCACCACGGCCAAGGCCGGGCTGGTGATGCAGCATCTCGAATTCTGCCGGCAGGTGCTGTTTCCGGAACTCGATGTGCAGTTAACCTCGGTCTCCGACCAGTGGGCGCAATTTTCCATTGCCGGACCCAAAACCCGCGACCTGTTGAAAGAGATCGTCGATCCCTCGGAAGACCTTTCCAACGAAGGGTTCCCCTTCATGGGCGCGCGCGAAGTTGCGTTGCGCGGCGGCGTCAGGGCGCGGTTGTTCCGCATTTCCTTCTCGGGCGAAATGGCGTTCGAGATTTCGGTGCCGGCGCGCTACGGCGAGGCGATGGCGCGCAATTTGATGATTGCGGGCAAGCCGTTCGGCGTGACGCCTTACGGCACCGAGGCACTCGGCGTCATGCGCATCGAAAAGGGTCACGTCGCGGGTCCGGAACTCAGCGGCACGACCACCGCGGCCGATCTCGGCCTCGGCAAGATGATGTCGACCAAGAAGGATTTCATCGGCCGCGTCATGGCCGGACGCGAGGCGCTGATCGCAGCTGATCGGCAGGTCGTCGTCGGCATCAAGCCGACCGACAAGGCCCGGCGCCTGCGTTCCGGCGCGCACATCATTCCGAAGGGGCAGACACCCGGGCCCGACAACGACCAGGGCTACGTCACCTCGGTCTGCTTTTCGCCGACATCAGACCAATGGATCGGGCTTGCACTTGTCGAGCGCGGCCGCGAGCGGTTCGGCGAGATCGTGCATGCGCACGATCCGCTACGCGGCGAGGATTACGATTTGGAACTGTGCAACCCTGTCTTCTATGACCCGGATGGAGGGCGCCAGCGTGGCTGA
- a CDS encoding sarcosine oxidase subunit gamma, with product MAEFSWETRSPLHRALVAGPHGARGDAGVTLSEIRNFDLVQVMARRGKTAEMASAANAHFGVTAPETPKTAAAAEATLIWSGPDQFFVLSKGRHTVESLAPVFATSASLSDQSHARVLISISGNKARALLAKLSSIDLYPAAFPVGAAATTSMDHTSVTLWRGNDAPDGQAVFTVLVFSTFAESLWHTMLDSAAEYGVEIGHSEDLA from the coding sequence GTGGCTGAGTTTTCCTGGGAAACCCGCAGCCCTCTCCACCGCGCACTCGTCGCCGGTCCACACGGCGCGCGAGGCGACGCCGGCGTGACCCTGAGCGAGATCCGCAATTTCGACCTTGTCCAGGTGATGGCGCGGCGCGGCAAGACGGCCGAGATGGCGAGCGCCGCGAACGCGCATTTCGGCGTGACGGCGCCGGAAACACCGAAGACGGCCGCAGCAGCCGAAGCCACGCTCATCTGGTCGGGACCGGATCAGTTCTTCGTGCTGTCGAAAGGCAGACACACGGTGGAGTCGCTGGCCCCGGTTTTCGCGACCTCGGCTTCGCTCTCGGACCAGTCACATGCGCGGGTGTTGATCAGCATTTCCGGCAACAAGGCGCGCGCCCTGCTCGCCAAACTGTCGTCGATCGATCTGTATCCGGCGGCGTTCCCGGTCGGAGCCGCGGCAACCACCTCGATGGATCACACCAGCGTCACGCTGTGGCGTGGCAATGATGCGCCGGACGGACAGGCTGTTTTCACCGTTCTGGTGTTTTCGACCTTCGCCGAAAGCCTGTGGCACACGATGCTGGACTCGGCTGCCGAGTATGGTGTCGAGATCGGGCATTCGGAGGACTTGGCGTAG
- a CDS encoding DUF1989 domain-containing protein: MSQSPYPTVTAGPPRPSLILRPGQIALPAGMERYTVQGNGAVLIEVEAGDTITVRNVEGGQACELLAWDRSGASDPGILGEKSNSNAAGIKALLTEGDDSLSAVRRGLERRQVQLGQAEAVRVFGGTTPAGTEQAFTVARDGAMLIAAPGGPMLVDGHDTATPLSVVVRRNTIRLKTKSRLADPLADPVLDLRVHSATAESYFVKAGDYLQIIDVDGRQCTDFQCFSARKLDKGLDHPLDVTTTRTLMGASYPMPGLHSKYYDQDMEPLVEVVQDTCGRHDAFALACAAKYYDDIGYPGHTNCSENFNRALDGKGVNPRTGWMAINFFFNTAIDAHGVMVSDEPWSRAGDYVLLRALTDIVCVSSACPDDTTPANGWDLTDIHVRTYSGQHKFSRAIARRMTPDSEPKMTRETAFHSSFAKHTRDFVEYRGYWLANSFAREGAIAEYWACRQDAVIMDLSPLRKFEVTGPDAEALLQYTLTRDVKKLGVGQVVYSAMCYEHGGMIDDGTLLRLGKDNFRWVGGDDLSGEWLRETATKLGLNVLVRSSTDQMHNIAVQGPKSRAILKEVIWTSLLQPSMEELEWFRFAVARIGGGNGIPVVVSRTGYTGELGYEIWCHPRDAQKVFDAIWEAGQPHGLKPMGLQALDMVRIEAGLIFAGYEFSDQTDPFEAGIGFTVPLKSKTDDFIGREALIRRKDHPQTKLVGLDIDSNVAVGHGDCVHVGRAQIGVVTSGMRSPVLSKNIALARLDVTHAAIGTEVEIGKLDGHAKRLPARVVAFAHYDPQKTKPRS; the protein is encoded by the coding sequence ATGAGCCAGTCGCCCTACCCCACCGTGACAGCCGGACCGCCCAGGCCAAGCCTGATCCTGCGGCCTGGCCAGATCGCGCTGCCGGCCGGCATGGAGCGCTATACCGTACAGGGGAATGGCGCGGTGCTGATCGAGGTCGAGGCCGGCGATACGATCACGGTTCGCAACGTCGAGGGAGGCCAGGCCTGCGAGTTGCTGGCCTGGGACAGGTCAGGCGCCAGCGATCCCGGCATTCTCGGTGAAAAATCCAACAGCAATGCCGCCGGCATCAAGGCGCTGCTCACCGAGGGCGACGACAGTCTTTCGGCGGTGCGCCGCGGCCTCGAACGCCGCCAGGTTCAGCTTGGGCAGGCCGAGGCGGTGCGCGTGTTTGGCGGCACCACACCAGCCGGTACCGAGCAGGCATTCACAGTCGCGCGCGACGGCGCGATGCTGATCGCCGCACCCGGCGGTCCGATGCTGGTCGACGGGCACGACACAGCGACGCCGCTCAGCGTCGTCGTGCGGCGCAACACGATCCGCCTGAAAACGAAATCCCGGCTTGCCGATCCATTGGCCGATCCGGTGCTCGATTTGCGCGTTCATTCGGCGACGGCGGAATCGTATTTCGTCAAGGCGGGCGACTATCTGCAGATCATCGATGTCGACGGGCGCCAGTGCACCGACTTCCAGTGTTTCTCGGCCCGCAAGCTGGACAAGGGGCTCGACCATCCGCTCGACGTCACGACCACGCGCACGCTGATGGGCGCAAGCTATCCGATGCCCGGCCTGCATTCGAAATATTACGACCAGGACATGGAACCGCTGGTTGAGGTGGTGCAGGACACATGCGGCCGGCATGATGCCTTCGCGCTCGCCTGCGCGGCGAAATATTATGACGACATCGGCTATCCCGGCCACACCAACTGCTCGGAGAACTTTAATCGCGCGCTGGACGGCAAGGGCGTCAATCCCCGCACCGGCTGGATGGCGATCAACTTCTTCTTCAACACGGCGATCGACGCCCATGGCGTTATGGTGTCGGACGAGCCATGGTCGCGGGCCGGCGACTATGTTCTGCTCAGAGCGCTGACCGACATCGTCTGCGTCTCCTCGGCCTGCCCCGACGACACGACGCCGGCCAATGGCTGGGACCTGACCGACATCCACGTGCGGACCTATTCCGGCCAGCACAAATTCTCGCGAGCGATCGCCAGACGCATGACGCCTGATTCGGAACCGAAAATGACCCGCGAGACAGCTTTCCATTCGAGCTTTGCCAAACACACACGCGACTTCGTCGAGTACAGGGGCTATTGGCTGGCCAATTCGTTCGCCAGGGAAGGCGCCATCGCCGAATATTGGGCCTGCCGGCAGGATGCCGTGATCATGGACCTGTCGCCGCTGCGCAAGTTCGAAGTGACCGGCCCGGATGCCGAAGCGCTGCTGCAATATACGCTGACGCGTGACGTCAAGAAGCTCGGCGTCGGCCAGGTCGTCTACTCCGCCATGTGCTACGAGCATGGCGGCATGATCGACGACGGCACGCTTCTGCGGCTCGGCAAGGACAATTTCCGCTGGGTTGGCGGCGACGATCTGTCCGGCGAATGGCTGCGCGAGACGGCGACAAAACTCGGCCTCAACGTGCTGGTGCGCTCGTCCACCGACCAGATGCACAACATCGCCGTGCAAGGGCCAAAGAGCCGCGCCATCCTGAAGGAGGTGATCTGGACCTCGCTGCTGCAGCCGTCGATGGAGGAACTCGAATGGTTCCGCTTCGCCGTCGCCAGGATCGGCGGCGGCAACGGCATCCCCGTCGTCGTTTCACGCACCGGCTATACCGGCGAGCTCGGCTACGAGATCTGGTGCCATCCGCGCGACGCGCAAAAGGTCTTCGACGCAATCTGGGAGGCTGGCCAGCCGCATGGGCTGAAGCCGATGGGCCTGCAGGCGCTCGACATGGTGCGCATCGAGGCCGGACTGATCTTCGCCGGTTACGAATTTTCCGACCAGACCGATCCGTTCGAGGCCGGCATCGGCTTCACCGTGCCGCTGAAGAGCAAGACCGACGATTTCATCGGCCGCGAGGCGCTGATCCGGCGCAAGGATCATCCGCAGACAAAGCTGGTCGGCCTCGACATCGACAGCAATGTCGCCGTCGGCCATGGCGACTGCGTCCATGTCGGCCGCGCCCAGATCGGCGTCGTCACGTCGGGCATGCGCTCGCCGGTGCTGAGCAAGAACATCGCGCTGGCGCGGCTCGACGTCACTCATGCCGCTATCGGCACGGAGGTCGAGATCGGCAAGCTCGACGGCCATGCCAAGCGGCTGCCGGCTCGGGTCGTGGCCTTTGCCCACTACGATCCGCAAAAGACCAAACCACGTTCCTGA
- a CDS encoding APC family permease, giving the protein MSTISTVLDQPAESKLLRHIDWRGAFWVASGVPALVLFSIGGIAGTTGKLAFLIWTVSMIMGFLQSFTYAEIAGLFPNKSGGASIYGATAWLRYSKFIAPLSVWCNWFAWSPVLSLGCSIAAAYILNALAPVPLFTEASPDVVAYIAAHAGTAPADAITAVTAAATPAIRNWTLWSHTLGPVSFTLNATFFIGAVLMLIIFSIQHRGILGTASVQKYIGLLVIIPMLIVGVVPIFTGQIDWSNFSPLVPLAAAYAPEPGSWNIAGWTLALGGMFIAAWSTYGFETAVCYTSEFKNPGTDTFKAIFYSGLLCMLLFILVPFTFQGVLGLNGMLATPIVDGSGVADALAGMVGGGRLIHSLLVMLMILALVLCIMTAMAGSSRTLYQGSVDGWLPRYLSHVNEHGAPTRAMWTDLCFNLVVLAIASADATSFFFILAVSNCGYIIFNFLNLNAGWIHRIDNGHIARPWKAPSWLLGIGAIFAYVNAIFMGAGAKVWNPMALWAGLITAALIIPVFCFRHYIQDKGKFPDHMLADLGMAGADLSVKKAGMLPYLTLVAGVAVMLIANWVFVI; this is encoded by the coding sequence ATGAGCACAATAAGTACGGTCCTGGACCAGCCTGCCGAAAGCAAGCTGCTCAGGCATATCGACTGGCGCGGCGCCTTCTGGGTGGCGAGTGGCGTTCCGGCGCTGGTCCTGTTCTCGATCGGCGGCATTGCCGGCACGACGGGAAAGCTGGCGTTCCTGATCTGGACGGTCTCCATGATCATGGGCTTTCTGCAATCCTTCACCTATGCCGAGATCGCCGGCCTGTTCCCGAACAAGTCCGGCGGTGCCTCGATCTACGGCGCCACGGCCTGGCTGCGCTACTCCAAGTTCATCGCGCCGCTGTCGGTGTGGTGCAACTGGTTCGCCTGGTCGCCGGTGCTGTCGCTCGGCTGCTCGATCGCCGCCGCCTATATCCTCAATGCACTGGCGCCGGTGCCGCTGTTCACCGAGGCCTCGCCCGATGTCGTCGCCTACATCGCCGCGCACGCCGGAACGGCACCTGCCGACGCCATCACCGCGGTGACCGCCGCCGCGACGCCGGCGATCCGCAACTGGACTCTGTGGAGCCACACGCTAGGCCCGGTGTCCTTCACGCTCAATGCCACCTTCTTCATCGGCGCCGTGCTGATGCTGATCATCTTCTCGATCCAGCATCGCGGCATCCTGGGCACTGCCAGCGTGCAGAAATATATCGGACTGCTGGTCATTATCCCGATGCTGATCGTCGGCGTGGTGCCGATCTTCACCGGCCAGATCGACTGGTCGAACTTTTCGCCGCTGGTGCCGCTCGCCGCCGCCTATGCACCTGAGCCCGGCTCCTGGAACATCGCCGGCTGGACATTGGCGCTCGGCGGCATGTTCATCGCCGCATGGTCGACCTACGGGTTCGAAACCGCCGTCTGCTACACGTCGGAGTTCAAGAACCCGGGTACCGATACGTTCAAGGCCATCTTCTATTCCGGCCTGCTCTGCATGCTTTTGTTCATCCTGGTGCCCTTCACCTTCCAGGGCGTGCTGGGCTTGAACGGCATGCTGGCAACACCGATCGTCGACGGCTCCGGCGTGGCCGATGCGCTGGCCGGCATGGTCGGCGGCGGCAGGCTTATCCACAGTCTGCTGGTGATGCTGATGATCCTGGCGCTGGTGCTGTGCATCATGACGGCGATGGCCGGCTCGTCGCGCACGCTCTACCAGGGCTCGGTCGACGGCTGGCTGCCCCGTTATCTCAGCCACGTCAACGAGCACGGCGCGCCGACGCGGGCCATGTGGACCGATCTCTGCTTCAATCTGGTCGTGCTGGCGATCGCCTCGGCCGACGCGACGAGCTTCTTCTTCATCCTCGCCGTGTCGAACTGCGGCTACATCATCTTCAATTTCCTCAACCTCAATGCCGGCTGGATCCACCGCATCGACAACGGCCATATCGCACGGCCGTGGAAAGCACCGAGCTGGCTCTTGGGGATCGGGGCGATCTTCGCCTACGTCAACGCGATCTTCATGGGCGCAGGCGCCAAGGTGTGGAACCCGATGGCGCTGTGGGCCGGACTGATCACGGCGGCGCTGATTATCCCGGTGTTCTGCTTCCGCCACTACATCCAGGACAAGGGCAAATTCCCCGACCACATGCTGGCCGATCTCGGCATGGCGGGAGCCGACCTTTCGGTCAAGAAGGCGGGCATGCTGCCCTATCTGACACTGGTCGCCGGCGTGGCGGTCATGCTCATCGCGAATTGGGTGTTCGTCATCTGA